From a region of the Basfia succiniciproducens genome:
- a CDS encoding DNA topoisomerase family protein yields the protein MSEPLFQHTKTEECCPQCGSPLQIKQGKKGKFLGCSAYPACDYLKPLSNQSESRIIKQLDECCPQCGHPLLIRQGNFGMFIGCGNYPQCHFIVHEDEQPPAEESVACPECGKGELISRRGRQGKYFYACNRYPHCKFTLPGKPYLQDCPQCGGHICLLKKENETYRTFLCVNKSCRHQFDREKEKT from the coding sequence ATGAGCGAACCTCTTTTTCAACATACGAAAACGGAAGAATGTTGCCCGCAGTGCGGCTCGCCGTTGCAAATCAAACAAGGGAAAAAAGGCAAGTTTTTAGGTTGCAGCGCGTATCCTGCCTGCGATTACCTCAAACCGCTTTCGAATCAATCGGAAAGCCGTATTATTAAACAGCTTGATGAATGCTGCCCGCAATGCGGCCATCCGTTGTTGATACGGCAAGGCAATTTCGGTATGTTTATCGGTTGCGGCAATTACCCTCAATGTCATTTTATTGTTCATGAAGACGAGCAACCGCCGGCGGAAGAAAGCGTTGCTTGTCCGGAATGCGGCAAGGGCGAACTGATTTCCCGCCGTGGGCGTCAAGGTAAATATTTTTATGCCTGTAATCGATATCCGCATTGTAAATTTACCTTACCGGGTAAGCCTTATTTGCAGGATTGCCCGCAATGCGGCGGGCATATTTGTCTGCTCAAAAAAGAGAACGAAACGTACCGCACTTTTTTATGTGTGAATAAATCCTGTCGGCACCAGTTTGATCGTGAAAAAGAGAAGACGTAA
- the aroE gene encoding shikimate dehydrogenase has product MDTYAVWGNPIAQSKSPAIHKIFAEQTGQNMKYIAMLGDEQHFERQLQEFFAQGAKGCNITAPFKERAYRLADEYSERALTAGACNTLKKLENGKLYADNTDGAGLVSDLQRLGWLKPNQQILILGAGGATKGVLLPLLQAQQKILIANRTLAKAEELAEKFSPYGEIRAVELKTIPPYRYDVVINATSLGLTGKTADIQPEILQQAGAVYDMQYAKETDTPFIALAKSLGVNNVSDGFGMLVGQAAHSFRLWRGIMPDIEVLLNRGI; this is encoded by the coding sequence ATGGATACATACGCTGTGTGGGGCAACCCGATTGCGCAAAGCAAATCACCCGCCATTCACAAAATTTTTGCCGAACAAACCGGGCAGAACATGAAATATATTGCCATGTTAGGCGATGAACAACATTTTGAGCGGCAATTACAGGAATTTTTTGCGCAAGGCGCCAAAGGGTGCAACATTACCGCTCCTTTTAAAGAGCGGGCTTATCGGCTCGCCGATGAATACAGTGAGCGAGCTTTAACCGCCGGCGCCTGTAACACATTGAAAAAACTGGAAAACGGCAAACTTTATGCGGATAACACCGACGGTGCCGGATTGGTGAGTGATTTGCAGCGTTTAGGCTGGTTGAAGCCGAATCAGCAGATATTAATTCTCGGTGCCGGTGGCGCTACTAAAGGCGTGTTGTTGCCGTTATTACAGGCTCAACAGAAAATCCTGATTGCTAACCGCACTTTAGCGAAAGCGGAGGAATTAGCGGAAAAATTCAGCCCGTACGGTGAAATCCGCGCGGTGGAACTGAAGACAATTCCGCCGTACCGATACGATGTTGTCATTAATGCAACGTCTCTCGGTTTAACAGGTAAAACCGCAGATATTCAGCCGGAAATTTTGCAACAGGCCGGTGCGGTTTACGATATGCAATATGCTAAAGAGACTGACACGCCCTTTATTGCCTTAGCCAAATCCCTTGGCGTAAACAATGTCAGCGACGGTTTTGGCATGCTGGTGGGGCAGGCGGCGCATTCTTTCCGATTATGGCGGGGGATAATGCCCGATATAGAAGTGCTGCTGAACCGCGGTATTTAA
- a CDS encoding Sua5/YciO/YrdC/YwlC family protein, whose protein sequence is MELAQIVERLKKNEVVAYPTEAVFGLGCNPNSKSAVEKLLILKQRPVEKGLILVAHKLDLLLPFIDESRLKQSHWQLLTQQYDCPTTWVVPAKLSAPKFITGQFDSVAVRLCTHPAVAQLCEQTGFALTSTSANLSGLPPCKTAQQVRSQFGEFFPVLDMAVGNAVNPSEIRDIFSRQIFRQG, encoded by the coding sequence ATGGAATTAGCTCAAATTGTAGAACGCCTTAAAAAAAATGAAGTCGTTGCTTATCCGACCGAAGCCGTATTCGGACTGGGCTGTAACCCGAATAGTAAAAGTGCGGTAGAAAAACTGTTAATTTTGAAGCAACGCCCGGTGGAAAAAGGGCTGATTTTAGTCGCCCATAAATTAGACTTGTTACTGCCGTTTATTGACGAATCGCGGCTTAAGCAATCCCACTGGCAACTTCTGACGCAACAATATGATTGCCCGACTACTTGGGTTGTGCCGGCAAAATTAAGCGCGCCGAAATTTATCACCGGTCAATTTGATAGCGTCGCGGTGCGATTATGCACTCATCCTGCGGTGGCGCAACTTTGTGAACAAACGGGGTTTGCCCTCACTTCAACCAGCGCCAATCTTTCCGGTCTGCCGCCGTGTAAAACGGCGCAACAAGTGCGGTCACAATTCGGCGAATTTTTTCCGGTGCTGGATATGGCGGTGGGAAATGCGGTTAACCCTTCGGAAATCCGGGATATTTTCAGCCGACAGATTTTTCGGCAGGGATAA
- the rsmD gene encoding 16S rRNA (guanine(966)-N(2))-methyltransferase RsmD, which yields MKKNTNSTRSNQLNSKPNQSKGEVRIIAGKWRGRKLPVLNAQGLRPTGDRVKETLFNWLMPYIADAVCLDCFAGAGSLGFEALSRRAQGVTFLELDKQAATQLKKNLQTLNVPVEQGQVLNQNSLDYLKFGQNLPQFDLVFLDPPFHLGLADKAIELLGQNNWLKPDALIYVETERDKPLLTPPHWQLLKEKTTGQVSYRLYQA from the coding sequence ATGAAAAAAAATACAAATTCAACTCGTTCAAATCAATTAAACTCTAAACCGAATCAAAGCAAAGGCGAGGTAAGAATCATCGCCGGCAAATGGCGCGGACGGAAATTACCGGTTCTGAATGCGCAAGGTTTGCGCCCCACCGGAGATCGGGTAAAAGAAACGTTGTTTAACTGGTTAATGCCTTATATTGCGGATGCCGTTTGTTTAGATTGTTTTGCCGGTGCGGGTTCTTTGGGATTTGAAGCGCTTTCCCGCCGGGCTCAAGGCGTGACTTTTTTAGAATTGGACAAACAAGCGGCGACACAACTTAAAAAAAACCTGCAAACCTTAAATGTGCCCGTCGAACAAGGACAGGTGTTAAATCAAAACAGTCTGGATTATTTAAAATTCGGACAAAATTTACCGCAGTTTGATCTGGTTTTTCTTGACCCGCCCTTTCATTTAGGCTTAGCGGATAAAGCCATTGAACTGCTTGGGCAAAATAACTGGTTAAAACCGGACGCGTTAATTTATGTTGAAACGGAACGGGATAAACCGCTTCTTACCCCGCCTCATTGGCAATTGTTAAAAGAAAAAACAACGGGACAGGTAAGTTACCGCTTATACCAAGCCTGA
- the ftsY gene encoding signal recognition particle-docking protein FtsY yields the protein MADEKKKSGFWSWLGLGKKEAGDSAEKQAEQAPSAYEKAEQTVEETKRKIDELANQAQGIAEQVKDQVDEIKEDLADKLEQTKQDIVHQVDQVQVEAEQKFERTIEKFLNSEPQSDENQSEQEKIEAVSATEKEQQTAEATHSTDLDVNEVAVETQEKPGKGGFFSRLVKGLLKTKQNIGAGFLSLFTGKKIDDELFEELEEQLLIADIGVPTTAKIIKNLTEHASRAQLKDAQALYQQLKVEMAEILKPVEQPLIVDTGRKPYVILMVGVNGVGKTTTIGKLARQFQQQGKSVMLAAGDTFRAAAVEQLQVWGERNNILVVAQSTGSDSASVIFDAMQSAAARNADILIADTAGRLQNKNNLMDELKKIVRVMKKYDESAPHEIMLTLDAGTGQNAISQAKLFHEAVGLTGISLTKLDGTAKGGVIFAIADQFNLPIRYIGVGEKIEDLRPFHAEEFIDALFTHEEN from the coding sequence ATGGCAGATGAAAAGAAAAAAAGCGGTTTTTGGTCATGGCTCGGTTTAGGCAAAAAAGAAGCGGGCGATTCAGCCGAAAAACAAGCGGAACAAGCGCCGTCGGCCTATGAGAAAGCGGAACAAACCGTTGAGGAAACAAAACGGAAAATTGATGAGCTGGCGAATCAGGCACAAGGCATTGCCGAACAGGTAAAAGATCAGGTTGATGAAATTAAAGAAGATTTAGCGGATAAACTGGAACAGACTAAACAAGATATTGTTCACCAAGTGGATCAGGTTCAGGTTGAGGCGGAACAAAAATTCGAACGGACAATTGAAAAATTTTTAAATTCCGAACCGCAGTCTGATGAAAACCAATCCGAGCAAGAGAAAATTGAAGCGGTTTCCGCTACAGAAAAGGAGCAACAAACGGCGGAAGCAACCCATAGTACGGATCTTGATGTGAATGAGGTCGCCGTAGAAACGCAGGAAAAACCGGGCAAGGGCGGTTTCTTCAGCCGATTGGTTAAAGGTTTGCTGAAAACCAAACAGAATATCGGCGCCGGTTTTTTGAGTTTATTTACCGGTAAAAAAATTGATGATGAGTTATTTGAAGAATTGGAAGAGCAACTTTTGATTGCCGATATCGGTGTGCCGACCACTGCCAAAATCATCAAAAATCTTACCGAACACGCAAGCCGGGCGCAATTAAAAGATGCGCAGGCGCTGTATCAACAGCTCAAAGTGGAAATGGCGGAGATTTTAAAACCTGTGGAACAGCCTTTAATCGTTGATACGGGCAGAAAACCTTATGTAATTTTAATGGTCGGCGTGAACGGCGTGGGTAAAACCACGACTATTGGTAAACTTGCGCGTCAGTTCCAACAACAAGGTAAGTCCGTTATGTTGGCGGCGGGCGATACCTTCCGGGCGGCGGCTGTGGAGCAACTGCAGGTGTGGGGCGAGCGCAATAATATTCTCGTGGTGGCGCAAAGTACGGGTTCGGATTCCGCTTCAGTGATATTTGATGCCATGCAATCGGCGGCGGCGCGCAATGCGGATATTTTAATTGCGGATACCGCAGGGCGTTTACAAAACAAAAATAACCTGATGGACGAGCTGAAAAAAATCGTTCGGGTGATGAAAAAGTATGACGAAAGCGCGCCTCATGAAATCATGCTGACCCTTGATGCGGGCACCGGTCAAAATGCCATCAGCCAGGCAAAATTATTCCATGAAGCCGTGGGATTGACCGGTATCAGTCTGACAAAACTGGACGGTACGGCAAAAGGCGGTGTAATTTTTGCCATTGCCGACCAATTTAACCTGCCGATTCGTTATATCGGTGTTGGCGAGAAAATTGAGGATTTACGTCCCTTCCATGCGGAAGAATTTATTGACGCCTTATTTACTCACGAAGAAAATTAA
- a CDS encoding NAD-dependent epimerase/dehydratase family protein produces the protein MYKTFKKLTALLGALAALSACHSAVQPAKTVFLAGATGVIGEPLGKALVAKGYHVYGTTRSAEKAKQLEADGITPVVLDIYDAAAVEKAVVNAKPDVVISQLSSLPKGLKEEEMAEGLKRDNRIRIAGTRNLIAATEKAGTPKFITQSFVFYAESATPPTEESALLSTKDPVYGESTAAMMNLEKQTLAGKFTPVVLRYGWIYGGKSGFNAPIEGYSTIHIDAVVDATVRAVEADLKGIYNVSEASPFINIDKFRKAVPGWKDK, from the coding sequence ATGTACAAAACTTTCAAAAAATTAACCGCACTTTTAGGTGCGTTAGCCGCCTTGTCCGCTTGTCATTCTGCGGTTCAACCGGCAAAAACAGTGTTTCTTGCCGGTGCCACCGGCGTAATCGGCGAGCCCTTAGGTAAAGCGTTAGTCGCCAAGGGCTATCATGTTTACGGTACGACCCGAAGCGCCGAAAAGGCAAAACAGCTGGAAGCGGACGGAATAACGCCTGTTGTGCTGGATATTTATGATGCCGCCGCGGTAGAAAAAGCGGTGGTTAATGCCAAACCGGATGTGGTCATCAGCCAGCTTTCTTCTCTGCCAAAAGGTCTGAAAGAAGAGGAAATGGCGGAAGGCCTGAAGCGTGACAATAGAATCCGCATTGCAGGCACCCGTAATTTGATAGCGGCGACGGAAAAAGCCGGTACGCCGAAATTTATCACGCAAAGTTTTGTTTTCTATGCGGAAAGCGCAACGCCGCCGACTGAAGAATCAGCGTTGCTTTCTACTAAAGATCCCGTTTACGGCGAATCAACGGCGGCTATGATGAATTTGGAAAAACAAACCTTAGCCGGTAAATTTACGCCGGTTGTATTACGTTACGGTTGGATTTACGGCGGAAAATCCGGATTTAACGCGCCGATTGAAGGTTACTCGACAATTCACATTGATGCGGTGGTGGATGCAACGGTCCGAGCGGTAGAGGCGGATTTAAAGGGAATTTACAATGTGTCCGAAGCCAGCCCGTTTATCAATATCGATAAATTCAGAAAAGCCGTTCCCGGGTGGAAAGATAAGTAG
- a CDS encoding cation:proton antiporter, which yields MSVYAYICFLFSISIFLAFFTRKISARIQSTIAITASAMIGSLVLIIFGYFGWFKVEDIAIHIMERVDFKNFLLNGMLGFLLFAGSLGIKLPLMKEQRREIAVFALFSTLASTFFIGILIYYAAMLVGLRIDFVYCLVFGSLISPTDPIAVLAIIKNLKAPKRLSMQVEGESLFNDGVGLVIFTTLFAVAFNGQEPTFSGVFGLFLKEAVGGILFGFVMGFAIHLLITFTKEVSLEILLTLTIPTAGFMLANLLHISGALAMVTSGIIIGNWTRRQGFSERNRYFLDHFWEMIDHSLNSLLFFLIGLALLLVEFTFESSMLMLLAIPVCLIGRYVSLWIPYQIMSRFRRYNPYTLRILTWGGLRGGLALAMALSIPSNVVNISGNGMNLDLRDVIILMTYAVVMFSILVQGTTIEKMIETSKVIDPKRDAYVKLGGSRDYPPHI from the coding sequence ATGAGTGTTTACGCTTACATTTGTTTCTTATTCAGCATTTCTATTTTTCTTGCATTTTTCACCCGGAAAATCAGCGCCCGAATTCAATCTACTATTGCCATTACCGCCTCGGCGATGATTGGTTCGTTAGTGTTAATTATTTTCGGTTATTTCGGCTGGTTTAAGGTAGAAGATATCGCCATCCATATTATGGAACGGGTGGATTTTAAAAACTTTCTGCTCAACGGTATGCTCGGCTTTTTGTTATTCGCCGGTTCGTTGGGCATTAAATTGCCGTTAATGAAAGAACAACGGCGGGAAATTGCAGTATTTGCGCTGTTTTCAACACTTGCCTCTACCTTCTTCATTGGTATTTTAATTTATTATGCCGCCATGTTAGTGGGTTTGCGGATTGATTTTGTTTACTGTTTGGTGTTCGGTTCGCTGATTTCGCCTACCGACCCGATTGCGGTACTTGCCATCATCAAAAATCTGAAAGCGCCGAAGCGTTTATCCATGCAGGTGGAAGGGGAGTCACTGTTTAATGACGGTGTCGGTTTGGTGATTTTTACCACTTTATTTGCCGTGGCGTTTAACGGGCAGGAGCCGACTTTTTCCGGCGTGTTCGGGCTGTTTTTAAAAGAAGCGGTGGGCGGAATTTTGTTCGGTTTTGTAATGGGATTTGCCATTCATTTGCTTATCACTTTCACAAAAGAGGTCAGCCTTGAAATACTGTTGACGCTTACAATTCCGACGGCAGGTTTTATGCTTGCCAACCTGCTGCATATTTCGGGCGCTTTGGCTATGGTGACTTCAGGTATTATTATCGGCAACTGGACGCGCCGCCAGGGCTTCTCGGAACGTAACCGTTATTTTCTTGATCATTTCTGGGAAATGATTGACCACTCGCTTAATTCGTTATTGTTCTTTTTAATTGGGTTAGCGTTGTTATTGGTGGAATTTACTTTTGAAAGTTCAATGCTTATGTTATTGGCGATTCCCGTTTGCTTAATCGGGCGTTATGTCAGCTTATGGATCCCTTATCAAATTATGAGCCGCTTTCGCCGCTATAATCCTTATACCTTGCGCATTCTTACCTGGGGCGGATTACGGGGCGGTCTGGCGCTTGCAATGGCGTTATCTATCCCGTCCAATGTGGTGAACATTAGCGGTAACGGAATGAATCTGGATTTGCGTGATGTAATAATTCTGATGACTTACGCGGTTGTGATGTTTTCGATTTTGGTACAGGGTACCACCATTGAGAAAATGATTGAAACTTCGAAAGTTATCGATCCGAAGCGCGATGCTTACGTGAAATTGGGCGGTTCGAGAGATTACCCGCCGCATATTTAG
- a CDS encoding MarC family protein produces the protein MFDSLFVQFVVLWAVIDPIGSVPVYLSKTVGLSVEERHKVARKSVIIATIVLMFFLVIGQGLFETMQIPLSAFQIAGGLVLLLFALTMIFGEGKPETEMKMRTSLSELAVYPLAVPSIASPGAMMAIVLLTDNHRFDFFEQCLTTVVMLLILFITYLLFLIANKIQRVIGNTGAAVISRVMGLILAAVAVNNVLVGIRDFFGIAL, from the coding sequence ATGTTTGATTCTTTATTTGTCCAATTCGTCGTGTTATGGGCGGTAATTGACCCAATCGGTTCCGTCCCCGTTTACTTATCGAAAACGGTTGGGTTGTCTGTAGAAGAACGTCATAAAGTCGCCCGCAAATCCGTAATTATTGCCACAATTGTGTTAATGTTTTTTTTGGTTATCGGACAGGGTTTATTCGAAACCATGCAGATTCCGCTTTCCGCCTTCCAGATTGCCGGCGGGTTGGTGTTGCTTTTATTTGCCTTAACCATGATTTTTGGTGAAGGTAAGCCCGAAACCGAGATGAAAATGCGCACAAGTTTAAGCGAACTGGCGGTTTATCCGCTTGCCGTTCCGTCTATCGCCTCGCCCGGCGCGATGATGGCGATTGTCTTATTAACGGATAATCATCGCTTTGATTTTTTTGAACAATGTCTAACCACCGTAGTGATGTTGTTGATTCTGTTTATTACTTATTTGCTGTTTTTGATAGCGAATAAAATTCAACGGGTAATCGGTAACACGGGGGCTGCGGTGATCAGCCGGGTAATGGGATTGATTTTGGCCGCAGTCGCAGTGAACAACGTATTGGTGGGAATTCGGGACTTTTTCGGTATTGCCCTTTAA
- a CDS encoding ABC transporter ATP-binding protein encodes MIFFSNLTLKRGLNLLLEEANATINPKQKVGLVGKNGCGKSSLFSLLKKENQPEGGEINYPADWAVSWVNQETPALDISALDYVIEGDRTYCRLQKELKLANEHNDGNAIARIHGQLDIIDAWTVQSRASALLHGLGFSQEELGRPVKSFSGGWRMRLNLAQALLCPSDLLLLDEPTNHLDLDAVIWLERWLVQYQGTLVLISHDRDFLDPIVNKIIHIEDKKLNEYTGDYSSFELQRAEKLAQQNALFRQQQDKIAHLQKYIDRFKAKATKAKQAQSRMKALERMERIAPAHVDNPFTFEFREPLSLPNPLVMIDKASAGYGEGESAVEILQKIKLNLVPGSRIGLLGKNGAGKSTLIKLLAGELTARSGVVQLAKGVQLGYFAQHQLDTLRADESTLWHLQKLAPQQTEQELRNYLGGFAFHGDKVKDPVKQFSGGEKARLVLALIVWQRPNLLLLDEPTNHLDLDMRQALTEALVDYQGSLVVVSHDRHLLRNTVEEFYLVHDKQVEEFNGDLEDYAKWLNDLNVQEKSAVKNTEVSKESNNENSGQNRKEQKRREAELRQQTAPIRKQIAKFETEMDKLTAQLTEIEVRLADSGLYQTENKEKLTALLTQQVQTRKALEDAEAHWLTAQEELETLLAE; translated from the coding sequence ATGATTTTTTTTTCAAATTTAACCTTAAAGCGCGGTCTCAATCTTTTACTTGAAGAAGCGAACGCAACCATCAATCCAAAACAAAAAGTCGGTTTAGTCGGTAAAAACGGCTGCGGCAAATCTTCGCTCTTTTCCTTATTAAAAAAAGAAAATCAACCCGAGGGCGGTGAGATTAATTATCCCGCCGATTGGGCGGTATCCTGGGTGAATCAGGAAACCCCTGCGCTGGACATTTCCGCGTTGGATTATGTCATTGAGGGCGACCGCACTTATTGCCGGTTACAAAAAGAATTGAAGCTTGCCAACGAACATAACGACGGCAATGCTATCGCCCGCATTCACGGACAACTCGACATTATTGACGCCTGGACCGTTCAATCCCGCGCCTCGGCCTTGTTGCACGGTCTGGGCTTTTCCCAGGAAGAACTCGGTCGCCCGGTAAAATCCTTTTCCGGCGGCTGGCGCATGCGTTTGAATTTGGCACAAGCGCTGTTATGCCCGTCGGATTTATTATTACTGGACGAACCCACCAACCATTTGGACTTAGATGCGGTGATCTGGTTGGAACGCTGGCTGGTGCAATATCAGGGCACTTTAGTACTGATTTCCCACGACCGGGATTTTCTTGATCCTATCGTGAATAAAATTATTCATATTGAAGATAAAAAACTCAATGAATACACCGGCGATTATTCCTCTTTTGAATTGCAACGGGCGGAAAAACTGGCGCAACAAAACGCACTGTTTCGCCAACAACAGGACAAAATAGCCCATCTGCAAAAATATATCGATCGTTTCAAAGCCAAGGCCACCAAAGCGAAACAAGCGCAAAGCCGCATGAAAGCGCTGGAACGCATGGAACGTATTGCGCCCGCCCATGTGGATAACCCTTTCACCTTCGAATTTCGCGAACCGCTTTCTCTACCGAACCCTTTGGTAATGATCGATAAAGCTTCCGCCGGTTACGGTGAAGGTGAAAGTGCGGTGGAAATTCTGCAAAAAATCAAACTCAATTTGGTACCCGGCTCCCGCATCGGGTTGCTGGGCAAAAACGGTGCCGGTAAATCCACTTTGATCAAATTACTGGCGGGCGAATTAACGGCGCGTTCGGGCGTCGTACAGTTAGCCAAAGGCGTGCAGCTCGGTTATTTCGCTCAACATCAGTTGGATACGCTGCGGGCTGATGAATCCACACTCTGGCATTTGCAAAAACTGGCGCCGCAACAAACGGAACAGGAACTGCGCAATTATCTCGGCGGTTTTGCCTTTCACGGCGACAAAGTGAAAGATCCGGTAAAGCAATTTTCCGGCGGCGAAAAGGCCCGTTTGGTGCTTGCCTTAATTGTGTGGCAACGTCCGAATTTACTGCTACTGGACGAACCTACCAACCACCTGGATTTGGATATGCGGCAGGCTTTAACGGAAGCCTTAGTGGATTATCAGGGATCACTGGTGGTGGTATCTCATGACCGCCATTTATTGCGTAACACGGTGGAAGAATTTTATCTGGTACATGATAAACAAGTAGAAGAATTCAACGGTGATTTGGAGGATTATGCCAAATGGCTGAATGACCTCAACGTTCAGGAAAAAAGTGCGGTCAAAAATACGGAAGTTTCTAAAGAATCAAATAATGAAAATTCCGGTCAAAACCGCAAAGAACAAAAACGCCGCGAAGCGGAATTACGCCAGCAAACCGCGCCGATTCGTAAACAAATTGCAAAATTTGAAACGGAAATGGATAAACTTACCGCCCAGCTTACCGAAATTGAAGTTCGACTGGCGGATTCCGGGCTTTATCAGACAGAAAATAAAGAAAAACTGACCGCACTTTTAACGCAGCAGGTACAAACCAGAAAAGCGCTGGAAGATGCGGAAGCTCATTGGCTGACTGCACAGGAAGAATTGGAAACGCTTTTGGCGGAATGA